AAGGGCTCGGCGCGGGGCAGCCACGCCCGCAGCAGCTCGTGGCGCCGGCCGAACACCGGGGACACCTCGTGGCTGCGCGCACCGAGTACCAGCAACACCGGCTGCTCGACCCGCCTCGCCTCGTCGGGGCCGAACGGCCAGTCGCGGACGGCGGGGAGTTCTTGGCCGAAGAACGTGTCGGCGTCACCTACCGCCTGGTCGAACGCACCGGGTTCGACCCGTTCGAGCGCCTCGCGGTAGTCGGGCCCAGCAACGCCGCGCAGCCACACGTCGACCGCGGCAGCCTTCTCCCCGGCCTGGTAGTGCCGCATCGCGTCCCCGGCGAAGGGCCCGGTGGGCACCGTGAGCAGAGCCGTTTCCAGCAGCGCGAGCGAGCGCACCGCCGCCGGGTGGTCCAGCGCGAGCTGCAGGGCGATGTCGGCGCTGGAGGAGTGCCCGACGACGTCCGCGCGCCCGAGGCCCAGGTGCCGCATCAGCGACCAGCAGTGTGCGGCCTGGTCACCCACGCTGACGGGCCCGTCGATCCGGTCACTGCCCGCGTATCCGACGCGGTGGTAACGGATCAGCCGGCGCTCACCGGCCAGCTCCGGCCGCTCCAGCAGGCACCGGAACGAGCCCGCGCAGAGGCCGCCGTGGAGAAGGATCAGCGGCTCGCCGCTTCCCCGGACCTCGTACTCGAGCCGGACGTCGCGATCAGCCCGGACCGCCGCGCGCAGCATGACCGTCACGTCCGGTGGGCGACGATCAGCTGGACCTCGAGCGGCGCGTTCACCGTGCCGTCCGCGGCGACGAACGGAGCGAGCGCGGTCCGGCAGTCCTCGACGATCCGGTCGCGGACCGCCCGGTCGACCCGGTCGGCGAGGGGTAGCAGCTCGGCGGCGAGGAACGTGTCCAGCGAGCCCAACCGGGTCGCGCCCAACCAGGTGTCGAAGCGGTCGATTCGGAGGGACGCCGTCTCGAACAGCCCCACGAGCAGGTCCGGCTCCCCCACGGCGAAGTAGGTGCCGAGCAGCTCGGATACCTCCGGCTCGGCGTGCCGAGCGACCACGTCGGCCAGTGCCTGGTAGCCCGGGCTGGCCGTCAGCCGGCCCGGGACCTGCACCGCCACCCGACCGTCCGCGCGGGAGACCCGACCCATCTCCCGGAGCGCCGTCGCCCGATCACCGACGAACATGAGCGCGGCCTGAGACAGTACGACGTCGAACGAACCGTCGTCGAACGGCAGCGCGCAGGCGTCGCCGAGCCGCCACTCGAGGTCCGGCCGTACACGCTCGGCGACGCCGAGCATCGCCTCGTTCAGGTCCACACCGACGACCGACCCGGCCGGGCCCACCCGGTCGGCAGCGGTCCGGGCCACCACACCGGTGCCACAGGCCACGTCGAGTACGGAGGTGCCGGAGGTCACCGCGGCGGCGTCCACGAGCCGGTGCGCCCACGGGGCGAACAGCGCCGGCACGAAGGTCGACTCGTAGAACTCGGCCATCTCCGCGGACATCACGTAGGCCTCGGACATCGCGTCTCCTTCCGCCTGCGGCGGGCCTCTCGACGAGCCCGACGCCACCCAGGCAAGCACCGGCCCGGCCGGGGCGACAGTTCGATTTCTGGATTCCGGCCGGTCGCCGTGTACGCCGCGCTTCCCCTTCCCGGGCGGAAGGCGGATCGTGAGGGGATGCGAGGCTACGGACAGTACTGTCCCATCGCGCTCGCGGCCGAGGTGTTCGCGGAACGGTGGACGCCGATCATCATCCGGAACCTGTACCTCGGCTGCGGCCGGTTCACCGAGATCCTGGACGGCGCTCCGGGGCTTCCCCGCAGCGTGCTCTCGCAGCGATTGCGTGCGCTCCGGCGGGCCGGCGTCGTCGACCGCACCCAGACCGGCCGGTCCACGACGTATGCGCTCAGCCCGAGCGGTTCCGAACTCGCGCAGGTCTGCCTCGCGCTCGGCGCGTGGGGCGCCCGCTGGCGGGAGGCCCAACCCGAGAACCAGGATCCCTACCTCGCCTTATGGACGGTCTCCCGGATGATCGCACCGGACACTCTGCCGCGCTCCAGGGTGGTGGTGCGTTTCCACGTGACCGGGAGTCCGGTGCCGAACGTCTTCTGGCTCGTGCTGTCCGCCACCGGCAACGAGGTCTGCGTCAAGTTCCCCGGCTTCGCCGAGGACGGCCACGTCTCCGCGGACACCGCCACTCTGGTGCGGTGGTACGCGGGTGAGCTCAGTCTGGACGCGGCCCGACGGAGCGGGCGGATGACGGTGACCGCCGCGCCGTGGCTGGTCGAACAGCTTGCGGGCTGGGGTCGGCTGAACCCGTACGCGGGGACGAGTCGTCCGGCCCTCGCCTGAGCGCTGCGGGTGCGGCCGGCGCGTGCCAGCTCGCCAGCATTCGCAGGCGCTCCTCGCTCGGCGAGCCCAGTGCCGCCGAGTAGACGACGAGCGTCTGGTCGGCGGACGCGGGCGAGCGCAGGCTCTCCCACGACAAGTCCAGCTCGCCGACGGCCGGGTGGTGGAGCGTGACCGAGCCGAACGTCTTCTCGCGAACGTTCTGGGCGGCCCAGCGGGCGCGGAACGCGTCGCTCTTGATCGACAGCTCACCGATGAGCGCCGCGAGCTCCGGGTCGTCGGGCAACCGCCCGGCTTGCAGGCGCAGGAAGCCGACGACGTCGTCGGCCTTGGTCTCCCAGTCGGTGTAGAGCGACTGCCAGCTCTCCTCCAGGTAGACCAGTCGTGCCATGCAGCGGTGCGCGGGTGGGAGCGCGTCGAAGTCGGCGAAGAGCGCCGCCGCGAGCGGGCTCCACGCGAGAACCTCGGTACGCGGTCCGACGACGTACGCAGGGTGGCCGTCGAACGTGTCGAGCAGCAGCCGCAGTCCCGGCCGGACGGACACCCGCGGCGCCCGCCGCCGTCGTCCGGGCTTCTCCGGGCGGGCGAGGTTCGCCAGGTGCGCACGCTCGGCGTCGTCGAGGCGAAGCGCACGGGCGAGCGCGTCGAGGACGACGTCGGACACGGCACCGGCGCGGCCCTGTTCGAGCTCGACGTAGTAGTCGACGCTGACGCCCGCCAACAGAGCGAGTTCCTCGCGACGCAAGCCGGGGACGCGGCGGCTCCCGATGCCCGGCGGCAGCCCGACGTCCGACGGACGCAGCCGGGCGCGACGGGAGCGAAGGTAGGCACCGAGTTCGGTACGACGGTCCATGGCGGAATCGTGCCTCAGCCGTTCGGCGAGTAGCCAGGGGTTCGCAACCCCAGGGTGCAGGGCCAACTGCCTACCGCGACCGGAAGCGCCCAGCATCGACGCCATGACGAACAGAACGCTCACCACCCGGCCGCTCGGCCGGAGCGGTATCGACATCAGCCCGGTCGGCTTCGGCGCCTGGGCGATCGCCGGCCCGAGTTGGGGCTTCGGCTGGGGCGCCCAGGACGACGCCGACTCGGTCGCGGCGATTCACGCGGCCGTCGAGGCGGGCGTGAACTGGATCGACACCGCCGCGATCTACGGTGCGGGCCACTCCGAGGAGGTCGTCGGCCGGGCACTGCGTGCGCTCCCCCGCGCCGACCGGCCGCTCGTTTTCACCAAGTGCGGGCTGGTGTTCGAAGACCCGACCGACCCGTTCGGCCAGGCCCGCAAGTTGATGCGCCCGGACGTCGTGCGGCGCGACCTGGAGGGGTCGCTCCGGCGGCTCGGCGTGGAGGCCATCGACCTCTACCAGGTCCACTGGCCCGGCGACGGGGAGTTGCTGGGCGGCGTCGGCGACGGCGGGAGCACCGGCGACTCGCCGCTCGCCACTCCGCTCGAGGAGTACTGGCAACTCATGGCCGACCTGCGCGCCGAGGGGAAGGTCCGCGCGATCGGCCTGTCGAACCACGACGTCGCTCTGCTCGAACGCGCGGAGGCGGTCGCGCACGTCGACGCGATCCAGCCGCCGTTCTCGGCGATCCACCGCGGCGCGGCGGCGGAGATCGCGTGGGCCGCGGCGCACGACACCGGCGTGATCGCGTACTCGCCGATGGTCTCCGGACTGCTGAGTGGCACGTTCGACGCCGAGCGCGTCGCCGCGCTGCCCGCCAACGACTGGCGTCGTCACCACCCGGACTTCACCGACCGCTTGGCGGCGAACCTCGCCGTCGCCGACGCGCTCGCCACCGTCGCCGCGCGCCACGCGGTGCCGGTCGCCGCGGCGGCCGTCGCCTGGGTACTGGCCTGGCCCGGCGTCACCGGCGCGATCGTCGGTGCCCGACGCCCGGACCAGCTGGCCGGCTGGACACCCGCCACCGGCCTGCGCCTCACCAGCGCGGACCTCACCCTCGTCGCCGACGCGCTGGTCGCGTCCGGCGCCGGCGAAGGTCCGCTCCGCCCCGCCGCCTGATCCGCGCTGACGATCGTCTCAGCGACGGGCCGGGAGCCCCCGCTCCCGGGCCGNGCCGTCGCCGTGCCGCCCCCGGCGCTCCGGAAGTATTCCTTGACACGAATATTCTTTGCAATGAATACTTCTACCCATGGATCGGATCGCCTCAGCACTCGGAGATGCCGCACGGTGGCGCATCGTGGAGCTCCTCGCCGAGCGGCCCCGATCCGTCGGTGAGCTGGCCGAGCTGACCGGCTCGCGCCAACCGCAGACCACCAAGCACCTCCAGACGCTCGCCCGCGCCGGCCTCGTCGCCGTCTATCCGCTCGGACAGCGCCGCGTGTACGCGATCGAAACCGCACCGCTGGCGGCTCTCGGCGAGCGGCTGCGCGAACTGGTCGCGGCCGGCGACGCGCACGAGGGCGAGCGAGACGTCATCGCGCGGTACCGCGCCGCCGTCGAGGCCGAGACCGCGGCCGCGGACCGGGATCGGTGGGCCGACGGTCGGGAGTTCACGTACGAACGCGCGCTGGCCGCCCCCCGCGACGTCGTCTGGCAGCACTGGGTCGACCCGGCACTGCTGGCGTCCTGGTGGGCGCCGCCGCCGATGACCGTCACCGACTGCCTGCTCGAACCACTTGCTGGCGGGCGGGCCGTCCTGGAGTACCGCGATGCGGACGGGCAGTACCGCTCCGAGGGCACCGTCTCCGCCGCAGCGGAGCCCGGCCATCTCGCATTCGACCTCTCGGTACTGGACGCCTCGGGAGCGGTCTCCTTCACCGGCCACTACGACCTGACGCTCGCCACCACCCCGGGCGGCACCCACCTGCGACTCGGCCTGCGGATCACCGAGACGACCGTCGACGCCGTCCCGTACATCGCCGGCATCGAAACCGGCTGGGGCCAGGTGCTCGACCAACTCGCCGACGCCGTCCGCGCGTCCGCACCCACGGAGGAGAGGAACCCCCACTGATGAGCTCGTCGACCGACCGCACAGTGACCGCGAACCTGAACCTGACCCTGGACGGGCGCTACCACGGCCCCGGCGGACCCGGTGATCTCGGCGCGATCGTCCGGTACGCGACCACCGAGGTCGCGCGGAACCACCTCACCCGCATCTACGAAACCGCGACGACGGCGCTGCTCGGCCGGCTCAACGCCGAGGGATTCCTCGGCTACTGGCCCACGGTCGCCGACGACGAGAACGCCGATCCGCGTGATCGCGGCTACGCGAAGTGGCTGGTCGACGCCGAGAAGGTGGTGCTCTCGACGACGCTGACCGAGGCGCCGTGGGAGCGCACCCGGGTGGTGAACGCCCCCATCGCGGACGTCGTCGCCGAGTTGAAGGCCACCGGGCAGGGCGACATCCTCGTCAACTGCAGCGCGAGCCTCATCAAGCCGCTGCTCTCCGCCGACCTCCTCGACCGGCTGTACCTCATGGTCACCCCGGAGATCGTCGGCGGCGGGCCGCGCCTGTTCGAGGACGGTCTGCCCGCGTCCACCTGGACGATCACCCACCAGGAGACCGGTGAGCTGGGCGAGATCGCGATGGTCTACGACCGCGCGCGCTGACTGCCCCGGTCGGGTTCCGCGAACGACCGGAAGTCCTCGAACGGCGGCTCGAACGACGGAGCGGGCAGGCGCACCGCCCGGCAGCGGGGCACGACCTCGGCAGCGAGGTCGGGGCNTCGGCAGCGAGGTCGTCGCCGACGGCACGAGACGTGCCGTCGGCGAAGGCTCCCGGAACCACCGACCAGCCCAGGTTTCGCTCGTAGTAGCGCACCGCGGAGCGCACGGACGGTGTCCAGTCGTCGTCGAGCACGATCAGACCGCCGGGCCGCACGATCTTGCGCAGGTAGTACAGGTCGACGAACACCTCGTGGAAGCGGTGGCTGCCGTCCACGAACGCCGCCTCGGCGACGACGCCCTCCTCGACGAGCCGGGGCAGCGCGCTCGACGAGGGCTCGGCGACGAGCCCGGCGATCGAGTCCAGCCCCGCCGAGCGGAGCAGGTCCCAGCCGACACCGGCGAACGCCTCCTGCTGGTACGGATCGATGACGACGTGGCGCGCGTGCGGTGAACCGACGGTCACCAGGGCTTCCCCGATCGCCAGGGCGGAGCTGCCGTACGCGAGGCCCACCTCCACGACCGTCCGGACGCCCTCGCGGATCAACAGGTCACGGAGCAGGTCGCAGTCGCGTCCGGGGAGGGCGACGATCTCGAAGTCCCGATCGCGATCCCTGGTCCGGGGTGGTCCCTCGCGCGCGAGCTCGCGCCGTACCGCGCGGATCCTCTCCAGCCGGTGATCGGTCGTCATGGCCCGAGTTCCTCCTTGATCTCAACCGCGGTTGAAGTTTTAGCGTTCTCGGTATGAGCACAGCAGACGACATCGAAGCCATCCAGCAGCTGATCGCCACTGTCGAACACGCGCAGAACAACGAACTTCCGGACGAGTTCCTCGCCCTGTTCCGGTCCGACGCGATCTGGACGACCGGCGGCGGCAAGCGTCTCTTCGGCCTGAGCGAGATCGCGGCGTTCACCCGCCAGGTGCTGCCCGGCGGGATGCAGGGCCAGTCGGTGACGTTCGAGCTGGAGCACCTACTGTTCATCCGTCCCGACGTCGCCGCGGTCAAACTGCGCCAGATCTACCAGACTCCGGACGGGCCGGACATCGGCACCCCGCTCTGGGTGATGGCGAAGGAAGACGGCCGGTGGCTGTTGACCGCCTGCCAGAACGGCGCAGCGCCCGAGGACGAACTGGCGTCGGCGGCCGGTGGCCGACCGATCTTCAACCCCGCGAACTAGACCCCGCGCTCTCCGCCGCGAGTCGCGCGACCACACTGTCCTCCCCCGCGAAGATGCTGCCGCCGCCGCGGACGACGTCGATGATCAGCTGGGTGATCCGGGGCTTGTCGGCCTCGACCAAACCGATCCACTCCGCCGGGGCGTCCGTGTCGGGATCGACCCGGGCGCTCCAGGCGGCGATCTCCAGCAGGATCGGGATCAGCGCGAGCCCGGTCTCGGTGAGGCGGTAGCTCATCTTGCGGGCGTCACCGGCGTCGGGCAGTCGGGAGAGGACGTCGCGCTGCTCCAGGTAGGCCAACCGGGCACTGAGGACGCTCGGCGCGATCCGCTCCTCGGACGCCGAGAACTCGGAGAACGTCCGCTTGCCGAAGTACACGATGTCCCGGACCACGAGCAACGACCACGGATCCCCGAAGGCCTCGAGCCCGAAGTTGATCGGACAGTGGGACTTGCCGGTCGATCGCTTCACGCTGACACCTTGACGTCGCTCTTCGCAAAGGCCTAGCTTGCAGATCACTATCATAATCATAGTGATTGGGAGCAGCGGTGGCCGTCACCCCCGACCCGACCCTCACCGTGGCCGCGCGCCGGACCCTCCCCGCGCCGGTGGACGCGGTCTGGGCAGCGTTCACCGAACCCGACCTCGTCCGCCGCTGGTGGGGGCCGACGGGCTTCAGCTGCCCGGTCGCCCGGATGGACGTCCGGGTGGGTGGCGCGTCCCTGCTGACGATGCGCGCCCCGGCCGAGTACGGCGGTGGCGACACCTCCAACACCTGGACGTACAGCGTCGTCGAACGCCCGACGCGGCTGGAGTACGTGATGCGCTTCGCGGATCCGGACGGGACGACGATCAGCCCGGCCGACGCCGGGATCCCGCCGGGCGTTCCGGACGCCGTGCCGCACGTCGCCACGTTCACCCCGGAGCCGGACGGCGGCACCACCCTGACCATCACCGAGTTCGGCTACACCGACGAGCAGGCCCGGACCATGTCGCAGGTCGGCCTCGACCAGTGCCTGGACAAGCTGGAGGCGATCTTCGCCGGTGCGTGACCCGCCGGGGTCGAATCCCCGGCGGGTTCCCGGTCACTTCTTCACGCGGTACCACAGGCTGGTGGCGTGCGGCGTCTCGTGCACGCGCGGACGCTCCAGCCGGTAGTCGGCGCCGCCCGGGTGGCTGAACAGCCGGACGCCGTCCCCGAGCAGGATCGGCGCGATGAAGACGAGCACCTCGTCCAGCTCGCCGGCTTCCAGGCACTGCCGGGCGACGTCGGCGCCGATGACGCACGCGTATCCGTCGCCGGCCGCGGCCCTCGACTCGGCGATCGCCGTGGCGAGATCACCGACGAACGTGACGTCCTCCACCGGCTCGGGGTGCGGCCGGTGCGTCAGGACGAACTGTGGGCCCTTCCAGGCACCGCCGAACGGACCCTCCTGGTCGGTGCCCGCGTTCGGGTCGTTGCCCCAGAACGTGCGGGCGCCGATCAGACACGACCCGACGTTCGCCACCAGTTCGTCGGCGACGGGGTCGGGCCCGAAGAAGTCCGTCAGCCAGGACATGTCGTCGTTCGGGCCGGCGATGAAACCGTCGAGCGACATCGTCGCGCCGTAGAGCAGCTTTCCCATGGCGGGGAACCTCCGGGGAGATCAGCGGATGAACCGACCCCCGTTGAGACGGCGGTTCGCCGGAAAACTCATCGGTCGATCTCCAGCGGCAACCCGAACACCTCGAACAGCGCCGGGCCGTGGAACGCGGTCATCTCGGCGATGGCCCCGTCCTCGACCTGCATCACCCCGAGGCCGAACGCCCGGAAGACGGTGTCCCCCGGCTGCCGGGTCCAGGTCGCCACCGCCGGCTGCCGGTTCGCCCCGATCTGCCGCGCCGCGAACTCCCCCACGTAGTCCGGCGAGTCCGGGTTCCAGCTGGTGGCGAGCGCGTGCCGCACCGCCTCCCGGCCCCGGAACCACAGCGGCCACGGCGGCATGGTGGCGCGCACGTCCTCGGCCAGCAGATCGGCCACCGCGTGGAAATCGGCGCGCCGGACGGCGTCCAGATAGCGGTTGAGCAGTTGTTGTTCGACCGCGGTCGGTACGACGGCTGCGCGCCAGTCCGACCGGCGTTCCGGCAGGTGCTCCCGCAGCGTGG
This genomic window from Cryptosporangium minutisporangium contains:
- a CDS encoding methyltransferase domain-containing protein, whose product is MSEAYVMSAEMAEFYESTFVPALFAPWAHRLVDAAAVTSGTSVLDVACGTGVVARTAADRVGPAGSVVGVDLNEAMLGVAERVRPDLEWRLGDACALPFDDGSFDVVLSQAALMFVGDRATALREMGRVSRADGRVAVQVPGRLTASPGYQALADVVARHAEPEVSELLGTYFAVGEPDLLVGLFETASLRIDRFDTWLGATRLGSLDTFLAAELLPLADRVDRAVRDRIVEDCRTALAPFVAADGTVNAPLEVQLIVAHRT
- a CDS encoding helix-turn-helix transcriptional regulator, whose protein sequence is MDRRTELGAYLRSRRARLRPSDVGLPPGIGSRRVPGLRREELALLAGVSVDYYVELEQGRAGAVSDVVLDALARALRLDDAERAHLANLARPEKPGRRRRAPRVSVRPGLRLLLDTFDGHPAYVVGPRTEVLAWSPLAAALFADFDALPPAHRCMARLVYLEESWQSLYTDWETKADDVVGFLRLQAGRLPDDPELAALIGELSIKSDAFRARWAAQNVREKTFGSVTLHHPAVGELDLSWESLRSPASADQTLVVYSAALGSPSEERLRMLASWHAPAAPAALRRGPDDSSPRTGSADPSPQAVRPATARRSPSSARSVGPRPD
- a CDS encoding SgcJ/EcaC family oxidoreductase; protein product: MSTADDIEAIQQLIATVEHAQNNELPDEFLALFRSDAIWTTGGGKRLFGLSEIAAFTRQVLPGGMQGQSVTFELEHLLFIRPDVAAVKLRQIYQTPDGPDIGTPLWVMAKEDGRWLLTACQNGAAPEDELASAAGGRPIFNPAN
- a CDS encoding alpha/beta hydrolase, whose amino-acid sequence is MLRAAVRADRDVRLEYEVRGSGEPLILLHGGLCAGSFRCLLERPELAGERRLIRYHRVGYAGSDRIDGPVSVGDQAAHCWSLMRHLGLGRADVVGHSSSADIALQLALDHPAAVRSLALLETALLTVPTGPFAGDAMRHYQAGEKAAAVDVWLRGVAGPDYREALERVEPGAFDQAVGDADTFFGQELPAVRDWPFGPDEARRVEQPVLLVLGARSHEVSPVFGRRHELLRAWLPRAEPFVLADASHLLHVQNPAGMAEGLARFLAHR
- a CDS encoding class I SAM-dependent methyltransferase — encoded protein: MTTDHRLERIRAVRRELAREGPPRTRDRDRDFEIVALPGRDCDLLRDLLIREGVRTVVEVGLAYGSSALAIGEALVTVGSPHARHVVIDPYQQEAFAGVGWDLLRSAGLDSIAGLVAEPSSSALPRLVEEGVVAEAAFVDGSHRFHEVFVDLYYLRKIVRPGGLIVLDDDWTPSVRSAVRYYERNLGWSVVPGAFADGTSRAVGDDLAAXAPTSLPRSCPAAGRCACPLRRSSRRSRTSGRSRNPTGAVSARGRRPSRSRPAHRSPGG
- a CDS encoding dihydrofolate reductase family protein — protein: MGKLLYGATMSLDGFIAGPNDDMSWLTDFFGPDPVADELVANVGSCLIGARTFWGNDPNAGTDQEGPFGGAWKGPQFVLTHRPHPEPVEDVTFVGDLATAIAESRAAAGDGYACVIGADVARQCLEAGELDEVLVFIAPILLGDGVRLFSHPGGADYRLERPRVHETPHATSLWYRVKK
- a CDS encoding metalloregulator ArsR/SmtB family transcription factor yields the protein MDRIASALGDAARWRIVELLAERPRSVGELAELTGSRQPQTTKHLQTLARAGLVAVYPLGQRRVYAIETAPLAALGERLRELVAAGDAHEGERDVIARYRAAVEAETAAADRDRWADGREFTYERALAAPRDVVWQHWVDPALLASWWAPPPMTVTDCLLEPLAGGRAVLEYRDADGQYRSEGTVSAAAEPGHLAFDLSVLDASGAVSFTGHYDLTLATTPGGTHLRLGLRITETTVDAVPYIAGIETGWGQVLDQLADAVRASAPTEERNPH
- a CDS encoding aldo/keto reductase, producing the protein MTNRTLTTRPLGRSGIDISPVGFGAWAIAGPSWGFGWGAQDDADSVAAIHAAVEAGVNWIDTAAIYGAGHSEEVVGRALRALPRADRPLVFTKCGLVFEDPTDPFGQARKLMRPDVVRRDLEGSLRRLGVEAIDLYQVHWPGDGELLGGVGDGGSTGDSPLATPLEEYWQLMADLRAEGKVRAIGLSNHDVALLERAEAVAHVDAIQPPFSAIHRGAAAEIAWAAAHDTGVIAYSPMVSGLLSGTFDAERVAALPANDWRRHHPDFTDRLAANLAVADALATVAARHAVPVAAAAVAWVLAWPGVTGAIVGARRPDQLAGWTPATGLRLTSADLTLVADALVASGAGEGPLRPAA
- a CDS encoding helix-turn-helix domain-containing protein gives rise to the protein MKRSTGKSHCPINFGLEAFGDPWSLLVVRDIVYFGKRTFSEFSASEERIAPSVLSARLAYLEQRDVLSRLPDAGDARKMSYRLTETGLALIPILLEIAAWSARVDPDTDAPAEWIGLVEADKPRITQLIIDVVRGGGSIFAGEDSVVARLAAESAGSSSRG
- a CDS encoding SRPBCC domain-containing protein, which produces MAVTPDPTLTVAARRTLPAPVDAVWAAFTEPDLVRRWWGPTGFSCPVARMDVRVGGASLLTMRAPAEYGGGDTSNTWTYSVVERPTRLEYVMRFADPDGTTISPADAGIPPGVPDAVPHVATFTPEPDGGTTLTITEFGYTDEQARTMSQVGLDQCLDKLEAIFAGA
- a CDS encoding dihydrofolate reductase family protein, whose translation is MSSSTDRTVTANLNLTLDGRYHGPGGPGDLGAIVRYATTEVARNHLTRIYETATTALLGRLNAEGFLGYWPTVADDENADPRDRGYAKWLVDAEKVVLSTTLTEAPWERTRVVNAPIADVVAELKATGQGDILVNCSASLIKPLLSADLLDRLYLMVTPEIVGGGPRLFEDGLPASTWTITHQETGELGEIAMVYDRAR